In Leptospira stimsonii, a single window of DNA contains:
- a CDS encoding DUF773 domain-containing protein → MSHSNFEVFSENFINKHKQASLGKWFGLESLNLDGKPFGAFFQGELVLKLGAEKISEIIERYPGAKLFDPSGRGRAMKDWLQIPIEFQEDWDSLSESAILFALANLGPAPKKAAVKKSAKKKAPAKKKSAPKKKAAKAKKAAVKKAKPKTKVKPKTKKKVVKKKAPKKKATAKKRKK, encoded by the coding sequence ATGTCTCATTCTAACTTTGAAGTCTTCTCAGAAAACTTTATCAATAAACACAAACAAGCTTCCTTAGGAAAGTGGTTCGGTCTAGAATCCCTGAACTTGGACGGAAAGCCCTTCGGAGCTTTCTTTCAAGGGGAACTTGTTTTAAAACTCGGCGCGGAGAAAATCTCCGAGATCATCGAGCGTTATCCAGGCGCGAAACTTTTCGATCCTTCCGGTAGGGGAAGGGCGATGAAGGATTGGCTTCAGATTCCGATCGAATTTCAAGAAGATTGGGATTCTCTTTCGGAAAGCGCGATTCTTTTTGCTCTTGCAAATCTTGGACCCGCACCTAAAAAAGCGGCCGTGAAGAAGTCGGCGAAGAAGAAAGCTCCTGCAAAGAAAAAGAGCGCGCCTAAGAAAAAAGCGGCTAAGGCCAAAAAGGCGGCGGTGAAAAAGGCGAAACCGAAAACAAAGGTGAAGCCGAAGACGAAGAAAAAGGTCGTTAAGAAAAAAGCGCCTAAGAAAAAGGCAACCGCGAAAAAGCGTAAGAAATAA
- a CDS encoding alpha/beta hydrolase gives MKILKWGLGILGAFALFLVITFYAEVPKYEYKPTQLHSDFDAYYKEKLQISLSKKARPGNEEKLVRYSSGKTEAAILYIHGFGASRAEGEEVTDKLAKDLKTNLYYLRLPGHGTNIEDHRDTRFDQILQDAETAFLETEKLGKKTILIGTSMGGLIATYLAAKYPEKVQVLILASPFYDFTNPLGGLYEFSWGKEFGHLVLGKIRKSTEEQKRDPSSAFWYRDQYLAAVQNVSDLREFVLNSDPFSKITSPVLMFYYFKNDQEQDKSASVKSMLNAFDKIQKNGKASPLNKAVRLEIGDHVLFSKFMVSDKERIIKESEGFIRTVIPEIK, from the coding sequence ATGAAGATACTTAAGTGGGGACTTGGAATTTTGGGAGCCTTCGCCCTTTTCCTGGTAATTACCTTTTACGCGGAGGTTCCAAAATACGAATACAAACCGACGCAGTTGCACTCCGATTTCGACGCGTATTATAAGGAAAAACTTCAAATCAGCCTCTCCAAAAAAGCGAGACCCGGAAACGAAGAGAAGCTGGTTCGTTATTCTTCCGGGAAAACGGAAGCGGCGATTCTTTACATTCACGGCTTTGGAGCGTCCCGAGCCGAAGGGGAAGAGGTTACGGACAAACTCGCAAAAGACTTAAAAACGAATCTCTATTATCTTCGTCTTCCGGGACATGGAACCAACATAGAGGATCATAGGGACACACGCTTTGATCAGATTCTTCAGGATGCAGAAACCGCTTTTTTAGAAACGGAAAAACTCGGAAAAAAAACGATCTTGATCGGAACGAGCATGGGCGGTTTGATCGCGACCTATCTCGCGGCTAAATATCCGGAGAAAGTGCAGGTTTTGATTTTGGCTTCTCCCTTTTATGATTTTACAAATCCTCTCGGAGGACTCTATGAATTCTCTTGGGGCAAAGAATTCGGTCATCTTGTTCTTGGAAAGATTCGCAAGTCGACGGAAGAACAAAAGAGGGATCCTTCGAGCGCGTTTTGGTATCGTGACCAATATCTCGCCGCCGTTCAGAACGTTTCCGACTTGAGGGAATTCGTTTTGAATTCCGACCCCTTTTCGAAAATTACCTCCCCTGTATTGATGTTCTATTATTTTAAGAACGACCAAGAACAAGACAAATCCGCTTCCGTTAAATCGATGTTAAATGCGTTTGATAAGATTCAGAAAAACGGGAAAGCGAGTCCTTTGAATAAGGCGGTTCGTTTGGAAATCGGAGACCACGTCCTCTTCTCCAAATTTATGGTGAGTGATAAGGAAAGAATTATCAAAGAATCGGAGGGTTTTATCCGAACCGTTATACCGGAAATAAAATAA
- a CDS encoding DUF2878 family protein, protein MSPLKLKIFEHPGKLFVVLVSGGIGLATCDQIHVQYGVLKYFHNGPWGQAWWVAPQFILATFFMYIGAHLFRKEIGAFKGKEFFISVLYFVAAYFASGLFAAWPYSLATSYFLLWVVRIYFNEEKLQLALFSVVLAASGTLMEGLISKAGLFIYTQPDYLLVPIWLPGLYLHGAPLIWSLVSWIRK, encoded by the coding sequence ATGTCACCTTTGAAGCTGAAAATTTTCGAACACCCCGGCAAACTTTTCGTAGTGCTCGTATCAGGCGGAATCGGACTCGCTACATGCGATCAAATCCACGTACAATACGGCGTACTGAAATACTTTCATAACGGTCCTTGGGGACAGGCCTGGTGGGTCGCTCCTCAGTTCATACTTGCGACTTTTTTTATGTATATAGGCGCGCACTTGTTTCGAAAAGAGATCGGAGCATTCAAAGGAAAAGAATTTTTCATTTCGGTTCTGTACTTTGTCGCGGCATACTTCGCAAGCGGACTTTTCGCGGCCTGGCCGTATTCATTAGCGACGAGTTATTTCCTTCTTTGGGTTGTAAGAATCTATTTCAATGAGGAAAAACTTCAGTTGGCTCTTTTCTCCGTCGTTCTTGCCGCTTCGGGAACACTGATGGAAGGATTGATTTCCAAGGCGGGACTCTTTATCTATACGCAACCCGATTATCTTTTGGTACCGATTTGGCTTCCCGGCTTATATCTACACGGAGCGCCGCTGATTTGGAGTCTCGTGTCCTGGATTCGCAAATGA